The sequence below is a genomic window from Granulicatella elegans.
CTAAAAACACCTTTCCACCGTCTTATACGAGGTCTACAAGTGTTCCCCCTTGTCATAATCTTCAAAGGTATATACTTTTGATTTATGGCTTTCTTTTAATTTACCTTTATCTTGCTCATACCAATGAACTAAGGTCGCATAATGATCTTTATAGTTTCTTCCCGTGCTTTGCATATAGGTTGACAGCTTCTCTATCATTTCTTCCCTATGACCTTGCATTTTATCCTTTAACTTCCCATATTCTTCATCGGTTAAGGAAACATTTTTATATTCTCCATAAAGGTTGGGGGATATTTTTTCTATCTCCCCCTCTTTTTCTAACTCTATATCTATCTCTTTATCTATCTCTATATCTCCGTTGCAGTTTTGTTGCAAAAGGTTGCAAGGTGTTGCACCAGTGTTGCATTGCAACGCTTTTTGTCCTCTCGATTTTCTTGAACGCCTTGTAGAAGCTGTTTCTGAACCTATAAGACTTGGAATTTCTGTTAAAAAATACTCGTCATTTTCTGTAATTATCTCCATCAATCCTTGTGCTACAAGATAATTTACTATAACCATTACATCATCTTCCGTTTCATCAATCGTTAAGGCAAGCTCTTTGATAAAGTCTGTTTCTACTCCATCATAATACAGCTTCCCACTATCTTTTAAGCTAAGTAAAAGCAATTTAAGATAAATGATTGTATAGGTATCTCCTCCTGATATTTTTCTTAGCCTTTTGATTCTCTTATCTGTAAAAAAATCTTCTTTCAATTTTAACCAATAGTA
It includes:
- a CDS encoding phage replisome organizer N-terminal domain-containing protein, which produces MADNRRYYWLKLKEDFFTDKRIKRLRKISGGDTYTIIYLKLLLLSLKDSGKLYYDGVETDFIKELALTIDETEDDVMVIVNYLVAQGLMEIITENDEYFLTEIPSLIGSETASTRRSRKSRGQKALQCNTGATPCNLLQQNCNGDIEIDKEIDIELEKEGEIEKISPNLYGEYKNVSLTDEEYGKLKDKMQGHREEMIEKLSTYMQSTGRNYKDHYATLVHWYEQDKGKLKESHKSKVYTFEDYDKGEHL